The Actinomadura sp. WMMB 499 genome includes a window with the following:
- a CDS encoding TerD family protein encodes MGVSLAKGGNVSLTKAAPNLTAVAVGLGWDVRATTGADFDLDASALMLGASGKVLSDHHFVFFNNLTSPDGSVEHTGDNLTGEGEGDDEVVNVDLGGVPAEVERIVFPVSIYDADNRHQNFGQVRNAFIRIVNRADDAELARFDLTEDASTETAMVFGELYRHNGEWKFRAVGQGYASGLAGIAMDFGVNVG; translated from the coding sequence ATGGGTGTCTCTCTCGCCAAGGGCGGCAACGTCTCGCTGACGAAGGCCGCGCCCAATCTCACGGCGGTCGCCGTCGGTCTCGGCTGGGACGTCCGCGCCACCACCGGCGCCGACTTCGACCTGGACGCGTCCGCGCTGATGCTGGGCGCGTCGGGGAAGGTCCTGTCGGACCACCACTTCGTGTTCTTCAACAACCTGACGAGCCCGGACGGGTCCGTCGAGCACACCGGCGACAACCTGACCGGTGAGGGCGAGGGCGACGACGAGGTCGTCAACGTCGACCTCGGCGGGGTTCCGGCCGAGGTCGAGCGCATCGTGTTCCCCGTGTCGATCTACGACGCCGACAACCGGCACCAGAACTTCGGGCAGGTCCGCAACGCGTTCATCCGCATCGTCAACCGGGCCGACGACGCCGAGCTCGCGCGCTTCGACCTGACCGAGGACGCCTCGACCGAGACCGCGATGGTGTTCGGAGAGCTGTACCGTCACAACGGTGAGTGGAAGTTCAGGGCGGTCGGCCAGGGGTACGCCTCGGGTCTGGCCGGCATCGCCATGGACTTCGGCGTCAATGTCGGCTGA
- a CDS encoding YbjQ family protein, translating into MLIVTTDGLAGFEIRSVLGEVQGTAVQADQGGAPQHGPGSSATFRVTGERPVAGLSAARREAVDRLGEEARRKGANSVVGMRFDTAPIGGGAYEVCAYGTAVWAEPAAAQPRDQAPPMPQHGQVPPYDPGASGPPMAARNLTMGLHDRPR; encoded by the coding sequence ATGCTGATCGTGACCACTGACGGCCTGGCGGGATTCGAGATCCGCAGCGTGCTCGGCGAGGTGCAGGGCACGGCCGTCCAGGCCGACCAGGGCGGGGCGCCGCAGCACGGGCCCGGGAGCAGCGCCACGTTCCGGGTGACGGGGGAGCGGCCGGTGGCCGGGCTCTCCGCCGCCCGCCGCGAGGCGGTGGACCGGCTCGGCGAGGAGGCCCGCCGCAAGGGCGCCAACTCGGTCGTCGGCATGCGCTTCGACACCGCTCCGATCGGCGGCGGCGCCTACGAGGTCTGCGCCTACGGCACGGCCGTCTGGGCGGAGCCCGCCGCCGCGCAGCCCCGCGACCAGGCGCCGCCGATGCCGCAGCACGGCCAGGTCCCCCCGTACGACCCCGGGGCGAGCGGCCCGCCGATGGCCGCACGCAACCTGACGATGGGGCTGCACGACCGTCCGCGCTAG
- the dnaG gene encoding DNA primase has product MAGRIRNEDIALVRERASIADVIGEHLQLRNAGGGNLKGLCPFHDEKSPSFNVTPARGLYYCFGCEAGGDVIRFVREIDHLTFSEAVERLAAQVGIQLRYEDDGRRATRQDGGQRARLLEAHKAAAEFYAERLAAPEGEIGRRFLSERGFDAADAARFGVGFAPREWEGLVRHLRGRGFADRDVVAGGLAKEGRRGPMDRFRGRLMWPIRDLSGDVIGFGARRLYDDDDGPKYLNTPETPLFHKGSVLYGADLAKKAIARRRQAVVVEGYTDVMACHLSGVETAIATSGTAFGDDHIKVLRRLLMDQDEFRGEVIFTFDGDAAGQKAALRAFDNEDKFVSQTFVAVQPDGLDPCDLRVRHGEAAVRDLVASRVPLFEFAVRSAIERHDLDTVEGRLAALDAAAPVVAAIKDRSRRHMYTINLDRWLGIMDEQFVLRRVRELAARRHGGNGRNGGRNGGGRNGGAPEGGPRSPAALARPAVDPNDPEVQRERELLKLAVQRPALLGPEFDEEVMPEAFIAPQHAAVRTVIGSAGGVSAAGGVAEWVGALLELSPNDQVRDLITMFGVEPVRSASESDDRYAAELLARIQERQLTRKISDAKSKLGRLNPVEGLEEYNRLFGELMALEQQRRVLRERALGAQ; this is encoded by the coding sequence GTGGCAGGCCGTATTCGAAATGAGGACATCGCGCTCGTGCGCGAGCGCGCGTCCATCGCCGACGTCATCGGCGAGCACCTGCAGCTGCGCAACGCCGGCGGCGGCAACCTCAAGGGCCTGTGCCCCTTCCACGACGAGAAGTCCCCGTCGTTCAACGTGACACCCGCGCGCGGCCTGTACTACTGCTTCGGCTGCGAGGCCGGCGGCGACGTCATCAGGTTCGTCCGGGAGATCGACCACCTGACGTTCTCCGAGGCGGTCGAGCGGCTCGCCGCGCAGGTCGGCATCCAGCTCCGCTACGAGGACGACGGGCGGCGCGCCACCCGGCAGGACGGCGGGCAGCGCGCCCGGCTGCTGGAGGCGCACAAGGCCGCCGCCGAGTTCTACGCCGAGCGCCTCGCCGCGCCCGAGGGCGAGATCGGCCGCCGGTTCCTGTCCGAACGCGGCTTCGATGCCGCCGACGCCGCGCGGTTCGGGGTCGGGTTCGCGCCCCGCGAGTGGGAGGGCCTCGTCCGGCACCTGCGCGGCCGCGGCTTCGCCGACCGGGACGTCGTCGCGGGCGGCCTCGCCAAGGAGGGGCGGCGCGGGCCGATGGACCGGTTCCGCGGCCGGCTGATGTGGCCGATCCGCGACCTGAGCGGCGACGTCATCGGCTTCGGCGCCCGGCGCCTCTACGACGACGATGACGGCCCGAAGTACCTGAACACCCCCGAGACGCCGCTCTTCCACAAGGGATCGGTGCTGTACGGGGCCGACCTCGCCAAGAAGGCCATCGCGCGGCGGCGCCAGGCGGTGGTCGTCGAGGGCTACACCGACGTGATGGCCTGCCACCTGTCGGGCGTCGAGACGGCCATCGCGACGTCCGGCACGGCGTTCGGCGACGACCACATCAAGGTGCTGCGCCGCCTCCTGATGGACCAGGACGAGTTCCGCGGCGAAGTGATCTTCACGTTCGACGGCGACGCGGCCGGGCAGAAGGCCGCGCTGCGCGCCTTCGACAACGAGGACAAGTTCGTCAGCCAGACGTTCGTGGCCGTCCAGCCGGACGGCCTCGACCCCTGCGACCTGCGCGTCCGGCACGGCGAGGCGGCCGTGCGCGACCTGGTGGCGTCCCGGGTGCCGCTGTTCGAGTTCGCGGTGCGCAGCGCCATCGAGCGGCACGACCTCGACACCGTCGAGGGGCGGCTCGCCGCGCTGGACGCCGCGGCCCCGGTCGTCGCCGCGATCAAGGACCGGTCGCGCCGCCACATGTACACGATCAACCTGGACCGCTGGCTCGGCATCATGGACGAGCAGTTCGTGCTGCGCCGCGTCCGCGAGCTGGCGGCCCGCCGGCACGGCGGGAACGGGCGCAACGGCGGGCGGAACGGCGGCGGCCGGAACGGCGGTGCGCCCGAGGGCGGCCCGCGGTCCCCGGCGGCCCTGGCCCGCCCCGCGGTCGACCCGAACGACCCCGAGGTGCAGCGGGAGCGCGAGCTGCTCAAGCTGGCCGTGCAGCGCCCCGCGCTGCTCGGGCCGGAGTTCGACGAGGAAGTGATGCCCGAGGCGTTCATCGCGCCGCAGCACGCCGCCGTCCGGACGGTGATCGGCTCGGCCGGCGGGGTGTCCGCGGCCGGCGGGGTGGCCGAATGGGTCGGAGCCCTCCTGGAGCTGTCCCCGAACGACCAGGTCAGGGACCTGATCACCATGTTCGGAGTCGAGCCGGTACGGTCCGCATCCGAATCGGACGACCGGTATGCGGCGGAACTGCTCGCCCGGATCCAGGAGCGGCAGCTCACCCGCAAGATCAGCGACGCGAAATCTAAACTCGGTCGGCTGAATCCGGTCGAGGGGCTGGAGGAGTACAACCGGCTCTTCGGCGAGCTCATGGCGCTTGAGCAGCAGCGACGGGTGTTGCGTGAGCGCGCTCTTGGAGCGCAGTGA
- a CDS encoding TIGR03086 family metal-binding protein: MDLVKDLLGTDFRALDRRGLDLWVGMVARVGPDMLRLPTPCPDWTLHGLIRHQLSQDAGFAAAARGEGARPSAWRGGDLGSDPHAAAAASAGLVTAAFAATGPRDRLHLPEIGDGTTVPAPLAVAFHLLDVVVHAWDAAAAIGAPWEPDDELVEASLRIAAVVPADGRGPGEAFGPAVPAPGGAGPRDRLLAALGRSPSWR, from the coding sequence ATGGATCTTGTGAAGGACCTGCTCGGCACCGATTTCCGTGCCCTCGACCGCAGGGGCCTGGACCTCTGGGTCGGCATGGTCGCGCGGGTCGGGCCGGACATGCTCCGCCTGCCGACCCCCTGCCCCGACTGGACGCTGCACGGCCTGATCCGCCACCAGCTGAGCCAGGACGCGGGGTTCGCCGCCGCCGCGCGCGGCGAGGGCGCGCGCCCGTCCGCCTGGCGCGGCGGCGACCTCGGCTCCGACCCGCACGCCGCCGCCGCGGCGTCCGCCGGCCTCGTCACCGCCGCGTTCGCCGCGACCGGCCCGCGCGACCGGCTCCACCTCCCCGAGATCGGCGACGGCACCACCGTGCCCGCGCCGCTCGCGGTCGCGTTCCACCTCCTGGACGTCGTCGTGCACGCGTGGGACGCGGCCGCCGCCATCGGCGCGCCGTGGGAACCGGACGACGAGCTCGTCGAGGCGTCGCTCCGGATCGCCGCGGTCGTGCCGGCGGACGGCCGGGGCCCGGGCGAGGCGTTCGGGCCCGCCGTCCCGGCCCCCGGCGGCGCCGGACCGCGCGACCGCCTCCTCGCCGCGCTCGGCCGGTCCCCCTCATGGCGGTGA
- a CDS encoding TerD family protein, producing the protein MGVSLSKGGNVSLTKQAPGLTAVTVGLGWDLRTTTGTDFDLDASALVLDASGKIITDRHFVFFNNLRTPDGAVEHSGDNTTGAGEGDDERLNVNFGAMPGTAERVAFAVSIYEGDSRGQNFGQVRNAFIRVMNQADGTELARYDLSEDASMETAMVFGELYRAGTDWKFRAVGQGYASGLAGIAADFGVNI; encoded by the coding sequence GTGGGCGTCAGTCTCAGCAAGGGCGGCAACGTCTCGCTCACCAAGCAGGCGCCGGGACTGACGGCGGTGACCGTCGGGCTGGGCTGGGACCTGCGCACCACCACCGGGACCGACTTCGACCTGGACGCGTCGGCACTGGTCCTGGACGCGTCCGGCAAGATCATCACCGATCGGCACTTCGTGTTCTTCAACAACCTCCGGACGCCGGACGGCGCGGTGGAGCACAGCGGCGACAACACCACCGGCGCCGGGGAGGGCGACGACGAGCGGCTGAACGTCAACTTCGGCGCGATGCCGGGCACCGCCGAGCGGGTGGCGTTCGCCGTGTCGATCTACGAGGGCGACTCGCGCGGCCAGAACTTCGGGCAGGTCCGCAACGCCTTCATCCGCGTGATGAACCAGGCCGACGGCACCGAGCTGGCTCGCTACGACCTCTCCGAGGACGCCTCGATGGAGACCGCGATGGTCTTCGGGGAGCTGTACCGCGCGGGTACGGACTGGAAGTTCCGCGCCGTCGGCCAGGGGTACGCGTCGGGGCTCGCCGGTATCGCGGCGGACTTCGGCGTCAACATCTGA
- a CDS encoding Rid family hydrolase: protein MRGKIITGGAALVALVGLAGTASAAPRGAAPRPGDVRVALPPGESNPMIANGVGVGHAVATYTASGTGPAGTNSAAPPGTPERYIGFPGGELPPGVTITEAQGLNALERLAANLKAAGLTPRDVISMRVYLANPPGEDAADFAGWNRAYRQYFANVDLKTHRVVKVPLGGAPPAYPEYPNRARPARVALEVENLPVAGWLVEVEVMAAYR from the coding sequence ATGCGCGGAAAGATCATTACCGGTGGCGCCGCCCTCGTGGCGCTCGTGGGCCTGGCCGGGACCGCCTCGGCGGCGCCGCGGGGCGCCGCGCCGAGACCGGGGGACGTGCGCGTCGCCCTTCCGCCGGGCGAGAGCAATCCCATGATCGCGAACGGGGTCGGCGTCGGGCACGCCGTCGCCACCTACACCGCCAGCGGCACCGGGCCGGCCGGGACCAACTCCGCCGCGCCCCCCGGGACGCCGGAACGCTACATCGGCTTTCCCGGCGGGGAACTGCCGCCGGGCGTCACCATCACCGAGGCGCAGGGCCTCAACGCGCTCGAACGGCTCGCCGCGAACCTGAAGGCGGCGGGGCTCACGCCGCGCGACGTGATCTCCATGCGCGTCTACCTCGCCAATCCGCCCGGCGAGGACGCGGCGGACTTCGCCGGATGGAACCGCGCCTACCGCCAGTACTTCGCCAACGTCGACCTGAAGACCCACCGGGTCGTCAAGGTCCCGCTGGGCGGCGCGCCGCCCGCCTACCCCGAGTATCCCAACCGCGCGCGGCCGGCGCGGGTCGCGCTGGAGGTCGAGAACCTGCCGGTCGCGGGCTGGCTGGTCGAGGTGGAGGTGATGGCCGCCTACCGCTGA
- a CDS encoding molecular chaperone DnaJ yields MRGAGDQRRRGRGAQEAAAAIEAKEAAGSAFYDMDQAQKFIDGRVTVFEDLDARAAEPARREFTRLSEAADAAAVAYISVVDAHDLSDQDRSPAQFDAARRAFVACTDGLTKAARDLNGFAERLAPKMARLESALDRLPPKLGAARDAVAAADAAVTAARQAGMDASDPAAELDRAKESLGVLSSRGLGGLGLDGALRRAEETREIAERAREAAEELPKQGEKVRNSLNSVKTRVDVVANRVETVRQAMKTMLRAYSQACWQDLRGAPEAVQAGVERARERLDEAAEHAARGEWKDAQRALTAARTELNAADRRAGQVTGRVERLAEVAADPARPVEGVRFAVRDAQRLAVAQPGGAAPHHARVLDGLVERLERAPERLTGTHPDYWAYLQELESIKTAAGDVVTRIRSERAAQG; encoded by the coding sequence TTGCGGGGAGCGGGCGACCAGCGCAGGCGAGGCCGGGGCGCGCAGGAGGCTGCGGCGGCGATCGAGGCGAAGGAGGCGGCCGGGTCCGCCTTCTACGACATGGACCAGGCCCAGAAGTTCATCGACGGGCGCGTCACCGTCTTCGAGGATCTGGACGCCCGCGCGGCGGAGCCCGCCCGGCGCGAGTTCACCCGGTTGTCGGAGGCGGCGGACGCGGCCGCCGTGGCCTACATCTCCGTCGTCGACGCGCACGACCTGTCCGACCAGGATCGGTCACCGGCCCAGTTCGACGCGGCGCGCCGCGCGTTCGTCGCGTGCACCGACGGGCTGACCAAGGCCGCCCGGGACCTCAACGGGTTCGCCGAACGGCTCGCCCCGAAGATGGCGCGGCTGGAGTCCGCACTCGACCGGCTCCCCCCGAAGCTGGGCGCGGCGCGGGACGCCGTGGCCGCCGCCGACGCGGCGGTGACGGCGGCGCGGCAGGCCGGCATGGACGCCTCCGATCCCGCCGCGGAGCTCGACCGGGCGAAGGAGTCCCTCGGCGTCCTGTCGTCCCGCGGCCTGGGCGGGCTCGGGCTGGACGGCGCGCTGCGCCGGGCCGAGGAGACCCGGGAGATCGCCGAGCGCGCCCGGGAGGCGGCGGAGGAGCTGCCGAAGCAGGGCGAGAAGGTCCGCAACTCGCTGAACTCGGTCAAGACGCGGGTGGACGTCGTCGCGAACCGCGTCGAGACCGTCCGGCAGGCGATGAAGACGATGCTGCGCGCCTACTCGCAGGCCTGCTGGCAGGACCTGCGGGGGGCGCCCGAGGCGGTCCAGGCCGGGGTGGAGCGCGCCCGGGAGCGGCTGGACGAGGCCGCCGAGCACGCCGCGCGGGGCGAGTGGAAGGACGCGCAGCGGGCGCTGACCGCCGCCCGCACCGAGCTGAACGCCGCGGACCGCCGCGCCGGGCAGGTCACCGGACGGGTCGAGCGCCTCGCCGAGGTCGCCGCCGATCCCGCCCGTCCGGTCGAGGGGGTGCGGTTCGCCGTCCGGGACGCGCAGCGCCTCGCCGTCGCGCAGCCGGGCGGCGCGGCCCCGCACCACGCGCGCGTCCTGGACGGTCTCGTCGAGCGCCTGGAGAGGGCGCCCGAGCGCCTCACCGGCACGCACCCCGACTACTGGGCGTACCTTCAGGAGCTGGAGTCGATCAAGACGGCGGCGGGCGACGTCGTCACCCGCATCCGCTCGGAGCGGGCCGCCCAGGGGTAG
- a CDS encoding ABC transporter ATP-binding protein: protein MTDVVLDGVEKIYPGGQAAVRNVRLRIEDGELFVLLGPSGCGKSTILRMIAGLEEITSGDLWLNGSVANGLTPRERNVAMVFQEGALYPHRTVKGNMMFPLEVSGDDRAEASARVVELARALGLNTMIDRLPNTLSGGQRQRAAIGRALIREPSLFLMDEPLSSLDAGLRTELRVEISALVRSSRTTTVYVTHDQIEAMTMADRMAVLRDGVLEDVGTPEQIYEDPATVFVAAFLSSPPINLLRATLWAIEGEGLQLDFGAQRLLLPWDDPRASWLISQHGRPVIVGIRPDTLAPIAPGAPAPPGTVLSGRVRSLEFHGHEWLAYAGAGIPVVDANEVGRPARAGYAEPARPGVRDRVRALLGRPAAVGGPPQEEHAGHHRRSDLIFRIGPGMRPNPGDHVALTVSFDRMLIFDSDGRRVTPVRR from the coding sequence ATGACGGATGTTGTGCTGGACGGCGTCGAGAAGATCTATCCCGGCGGGCAGGCGGCCGTGCGGAACGTGCGGCTGCGGATCGAGGACGGCGAGCTCTTCGTGCTGCTGGGCCCGTCCGGTTGCGGCAAGTCGACGATCCTGCGGATGATCGCCGGGCTGGAGGAGATCACCTCCGGGGACCTGTGGCTGAACGGCTCGGTGGCGAACGGGCTGACACCGCGCGAACGGAACGTCGCGATGGTGTTCCAGGAGGGCGCGCTGTACCCGCACCGCACCGTCAAGGGGAACATGATGTTCCCGCTGGAGGTGTCGGGGGACGATCGCGCCGAGGCGTCCGCCCGGGTGGTCGAGCTGGCCCGCGCGCTGGGTCTGAACACCATGATCGACCGGTTGCCGAACACGCTGTCGGGCGGGCAGCGGCAGCGCGCGGCGATCGGCCGGGCGCTGATCCGCGAACCGTCGCTGTTCCTGATGGACGAGCCGCTGTCGAGCCTCGACGCCGGGCTGCGCACGGAACTGCGCGTCGAGATCTCCGCGCTGGTGCGCTCCAGCCGCACCACCACGGTCTACGTCACGCACGACCAGATCGAGGCGATGACGATGGCCGACCGCATGGCCGTCCTGCGCGACGGCGTGCTCGAGGACGTCGGCACGCCCGAGCAGATCTACGAGGACCCGGCGACCGTGTTCGTCGCGGCGTTCCTCAGCTCGCCGCCGATCAACCTGCTGCGGGCGACGCTGTGGGCGATCGAGGGCGAGGGCCTGCAGCTGGACTTCGGCGCGCAGCGGCTGCTGCTCCCGTGGGACGATCCGCGCGCGTCCTGGCTGATCAGCCAGCACGGCCGTCCGGTGATCGTGGGCATCCGGCCGGACACGCTGGCGCCGATCGCCCCCGGCGCCCCCGCGCCGCCGGGGACCGTCCTGTCGGGGCGGGTCCGGTCGCTGGAGTTCCACGGGCACGAGTGGCTCGCCTACGCCGGGGCGGGGATCCCCGTCGTGGACGCGAACGAGGTGGGGCGCCCGGCCCGCGCCGGGTACGCCGAGCCCGCACGTCCGGGCGTCCGCGACCGGGTGCGGGCGCTGCTGGGCCGCCCCGCCGCGGTAGGCGGACCGCCGCAGGAGGAGCACGCCGGCCACCACCGCCGCTCCGACCTGATCTTCCGGATCGGGCCCGGCATGCGCCCGAACCCGGGCGACCACGTGGCGCTGACCGTCTCCTTCGACCGGATGCTGATCTTCGACTCGGACGGGCGGCGGGTCACGCCCGTCCGGCGATGA
- a CDS encoding PLP-dependent aminotransferase family protein, whose product MELHVSLVGRRDLSGQIYRQLRDAILDGRLRAAEAVPPTRELARRLEVSRNTVAVAYDRLTAEGFLRGRVGAGTFVQDAGAHPRGAPAASPLRPRRVWDDLAVWPRRMPGVRWDLRAGIPDVRLFPFEAWRRITAGVLRPSGLRDAASAGDPAGLADLREAIARHVGVSRSVRADAADVVVTSGTQQAIDLIVRVLLEPGDVVAVEDPGYPPVVTLLRAAGLRVAGVPVDGEGLRVDDLPGDARAVYVTPSHQFPLGMPMSLPRRRALLDWARRRDVVIVEDDYDTEFRYGGRPIEPLQSLDEDGRVLYTGTFSKVMRPVLRLGFLVAPPSLHRALRLARYASSRHAELPAQAALARFIDEGLLARHVGRSRRAYQARHERVAELAGRWSRPVPSEAGLHLSAPLPAGTDDAAIARRALDAGVGLFALSEFAVTGPAAPGLVLGYGAVTEPEIDAGFARLGPLIAGRA is encoded by the coding sequence GTGGAACTCCATGTGAGCCTGGTCGGCCGGAGGGACCTGTCCGGGCAGATCTACCGGCAGCTCCGGGACGCGATCCTGGACGGCCGGCTGCGGGCCGCCGAGGCGGTGCCGCCCACGCGCGAGCTGGCGCGGCGGCTCGAGGTCTCCCGCAACACCGTCGCCGTCGCCTACGACCGCCTCACCGCCGAGGGATTCCTGCGCGGCCGCGTCGGCGCCGGCACGTTCGTCCAGGACGCGGGCGCGCACCCGCGCGGCGCGCCCGCCGCGTCCCCGCTGCGCCCCCGCCGCGTCTGGGACGACCTGGCGGTCTGGCCGCGCCGCATGCCGGGCGTCCGCTGGGACCTCCGCGCCGGGATCCCGGACGTGCGGCTGTTCCCGTTCGAGGCGTGGCGGCGGATCACCGCCGGGGTGCTGCGCCCGTCCGGGCTGCGGGACGCCGCGTCGGCCGGCGACCCGGCCGGGCTCGCGGACCTGCGGGAGGCGATCGCCCGGCACGTCGGCGTCTCCCGGTCGGTCCGCGCGGACGCCGCGGACGTCGTCGTCACCTCCGGCACGCAGCAGGCGATCGACCTGATCGTCCGGGTGCTGCTGGAGCCCGGCGACGTCGTGGCCGTCGAGGACCCCGGCTACCCGCCGGTCGTCACGCTGCTGCGCGCGGCGGGCCTGCGTGTCGCCGGCGTGCCCGTGGACGGCGAGGGCCTGCGGGTGGACGACCTGCCCGGCGATGCGCGCGCGGTGTACGTGACGCCGTCCCACCAGTTCCCGCTGGGCATGCCGATGTCGCTGCCCCGCCGCCGCGCGCTGCTGGACTGGGCGCGGCGGCGGGACGTGGTGATCGTCGAGGACGACTACGACACCGAGTTCCGCTACGGCGGGCGCCCGATCGAGCCGCTGCAGAGCCTCGACGAGGACGGCCGCGTCCTCTACACCGGCACGTTCTCCAAAGTCATGCGGCCGGTGCTGCGCCTGGGCTTCCTCGTTGCGCCGCCCTCCCTGCACCGCGCGCTCCGCCTCGCCCGGTACGCGTCCAGCCGGCACGCCGAGCTGCCCGCGCAGGCCGCGCTCGCCCGGTTCATCGACGAAGGCCTGCTCGCCCGGCACGTCGGCCGGTCACGGCGCGCCTACCAGGCCCGGCACGAGCGGGTCGCCGAACTCGCGGGCCGCTGGTCGCGGCCCGTCCCGTCCGAGGCCGGGCTGCACCTGAGCGCGCCGCTGCCCGCCGGGACCGACGACGCCGCGATCGCGCGGCGCGCGCTCGACGCGGGGGTGGGGCTGTTCGCGCTGTCGGAGTTCGCGGTCACCGGACCCGCGGCGCCCGGCCTCGTCCTCGGCTACGGCGCCGTCACCGAGCCCGAGATCGACGCGGGCTTCGCGCGGCTCGGCCCGCTCATCGCCGGACGGGCGTGA
- the rpoD gene encoding RNA polymerase sigma factor RpoD has translation MLPSEAPSVDQVADLVARGRERGGVTVADVAAALDRSDLPDDSMERVVRMLAEQGVDVLEPQQENEDVARVDEGDLGKRAPTSDLVRIYLREIGRVPLLTAEDEVELAKSIEAGLFADEKTARAAVLDRGERIDLELLAREGRRAKQRLIEANLRLVVSIAKRYVGRGMLFLDLIQEGNLGLIRAVEKFDYTKGFKFSTYATWWIRQAITRAIADQARTIRIPVHMVETINKLVRVQRQLHQDLGREPTPEEIGLEMGLTPVRVLEIQRISQEPVSLQSPIGEEDSDLGDFIEDSDAVVPIEAAAFILLQDQLEDILGTLSEREQRIIQLRFGLADGHPRTLEEVGREFGVTRERIRQIESKTLAKLRHPSRAQMLREYLE, from the coding sequence GTGCTGCCTAGCGAGGCGCCATCGGTTGATCAGGTGGCGGACCTCGTCGCACGTGGTAGAGAGCGCGGCGGTGTGACCGTCGCGGACGTCGCTGCCGCGCTCGACCGCTCGGACTTGCCGGACGACTCCATGGAGCGGGTGGTCCGGATGCTCGCGGAGCAGGGGGTGGACGTCCTCGAACCCCAGCAGGAGAACGAGGACGTCGCGCGGGTTGATGAGGGAGACCTCGGCAAGCGGGCGCCGACGAGCGACCTGGTCCGGATCTATCTGAGAGAGATCGGTCGCGTACCGCTGCTCACGGCAGAAGATGAGGTAGAACTCGCGAAGTCGATCGAGGCGGGACTGTTCGCGGACGAGAAGACGGCGCGGGCCGCCGTCCTCGACCGGGGCGAACGGATCGACCTCGAACTGCTCGCCCGCGAAGGACGGCGGGCGAAGCAACGCCTGATCGAGGCCAATCTGCGGCTGGTGGTCTCGATCGCCAAACGCTACGTCGGCCGGGGAATGCTCTTCCTCGACCTGATCCAGGAGGGAAATCTCGGACTCATCCGCGCGGTCGAGAAGTTCGACTACACGAAGGGGTTCAAGTTCTCCACCTACGCAACGTGGTGGATCCGCCAGGCGATCACCCGGGCGATCGCGGACCAGGCCCGGACGATCCGGATCCCGGTCCACATGGTGGAGACGATCAACAAGCTCGTCCGCGTGCAGCGCCAGCTGCACCAGGACCTCGGACGCGAGCCGACGCCCGAGGAGATCGGCCTGGAGATGGGGCTGACGCCCGTCCGGGTCCTTGAGATCCAGCGGATCTCCCAGGAGCCGGTGTCGCTGCAGTCCCCGATCGGCGAGGAGGACTCCGACCTCGGCGACTTCATCGAGGACTCGGACGCCGTCGTCCCGATCGAGGCGGCGGCGTTCATCCTGCTCCAGGACCAGCTGGAGGACATCCTCGGCACGCTGTCGGAACGGGAGCAGCGCATCATCCAGCTGCGCTTCGGCCTGGCCGACGGCCATCCCCGCACGCTCGAGGAGGTCGGCCGGGAGTTCGGCGTCACCCGGGAGCGGATCCGCCAGATCGAGTCCAAGACGCTGGCGAAGCTCCGGCACCCCTCGCGCGCGCAGATGCTCCGCGAGTACCTCGAGTGA